A segment of the Homoserinimonas aerilata genome:
GTGGACGGCGGGGCGCTGCTTGAGGAGCTGCTGCCGAGCGTGCGCGAGCTGGTTCTCGCAGGGGTGCTGCTGTCGCCAGCTGAGTGACCCGAGCGTATCGAAATCCTCCAGCCGTACGAGCTAGCTGCGGCCCTGCTCGAGCACGTGCGGCGGGTCGACGATGTCGTCGTAGTCACGGTTCTTGGTGACGTATGCGGCGGCCATGGGGCAGAGGGTGACGGCCCGCAGCCCCTGCTCGCGGATGTCATCGAGCGCGGCCACGATCAGCTGCGTTCCGTAGCCGTGGCCGGTCTGATCGTCGTCGACCTTCGTGTGCAGGATGACGCGGCGTCCGCCGTCGTCGCGGTAGTTGATGTGCCCGATCTCGGTGCCGTCGAGGGTGAGGACGTAGTGGTGGATGCTGTCGTCGCGTTCCACGATTGCGTTGGTCATGCTCCCATCCTGCCCCGAGCATCCGCAGATTGCATTGTGTTCGAACATGTGTTCGAATGTCGGGATGAGGTGGAGCGGGCAGGAGATCAACCAGGAGCAGGAGGGTGCCCTGCCGGGGCTCGCGCGCCTCAACAATCTGGTGCGCACGGTGCGCACGCCCGAGTTCGACGGCGTCACGTTCTACGAGGTGCTGGCGAAGTCGGCACTCAACCGCGTTCCGGGGCAGAGCCGTATGCCTTTCGGCTGGACGATCAACCCGATGCGCGGATGCCTGCACCAGTGCACATACTGCTTCGCGCGGCCGACGCACAACTATCTCGACCTCGATGCTGGCCGTGATTTCGACACCCAGATCATCGTCAAGGTGAATGTGGCCGAGGTTCTCGCGAAGGAGCTGTCGAAGCCGTCGTGGGGTCGGCATCCGGTGGCCCTCGGCACCAACACGGACCCGTATCAGCGGGCGGAGGGTCGCTACCGGCTGATGCCCGGCATCATCTCGGCCCTCGCCTCGACGGGCACGCCGCTGTCGATCCTCACGAAGGGCACGCTGCTGCGCCGCGACCTGCCGCTTCTTGCGGAGGCGAGCGAGCATGTCCCCGTTGATCTGGCCATGTCGATCGCCGTCTACGACGACGAACTGCAGCAGTCGGTCGAGCCGGGCACACCGACGGCGAAGGCGCGCCTCGCGACCGTGAGTGCGGTGCGGGAGGCTGGCCTCGACTGCACGGTGTTCCTCATGCCGATCCTGCCCTTCCTCACCGACACGCGCGCGCATCTCGAGACGGCGCTGCGGCAGGTGAGGGATGCGGGGTCCACCTCGGTCATCTATTCGGCGCTTCACCTGCGGCCCGGTGTCAAGGAGTGGTACTTCCAGTGGCTTGAGCGCGTGCATCCGGAGCTTGTCGGCAGATACCGCGAGCTTTACGCGAAGGGGGCCTACGCGCCCAAGGAGTACCGGCAGTGGCTCGCCGCGAAACTCAAGCCGCTCATCAGGAACCACGGTCTCGAGCGCGGGCGCGAAGACCCGGCTACCGGGGGAGTGCGGTCAACGGCCCTCGGACGACCGCGGTTCGAGGGCGGCGAGAACGCCCCGCGTTCACTCATCGCCGAGGAGTTGCCGCCGGGCATCGCTGCGCGGGCGATCGAGCAGCCGGCGCTGTTCTGATGGGCCGCGCTCGATCCCGGCACGTCGCCGTGTCTTCTGTGGGCCCGCCCGTTAGCCTCATGCGGTGAGCGATGATCTTTTCGGCCCCGACCGCTACAGCGCCGACGTTCTGGCCGATTTTCGGCAGAGCCGCAGGCCGAAACCCGTGCCGACGGTTGAAGCCGAGCACGAGCTCGTGATCGAGTGGGCCGACACCGGGTTCTGCGGTGCGGTCGTGGGCACCGAGTCCGGCCACGTTCAGCTTGAGGACTTCGGCGGGGCCATCAGGGTGTTCCCGCTCGGCCCGGGCTTTCTGCTCGAGGGCAAGCCCGTCGTGCTGGCGGCGCCGGCGAAGCAGAAGGCGACTGGCCCGCTGCGCTCCGCATCCGGATCCGTGGCCGTCACCGATCACACGGCGAGGGTCGCCCGCGCCAGCCGCATCTTCGTGGAAGGCCGGCACGACGCCGAGCTCGTCGAGAAGGTGTGGGGCCACGACCTGCGCGTCGAGGGTGTCGTCGTCGAATATCTTGAGGGCGTCGATGACCTCGACGCCGTGGTGCGCGAGTTCGCGCCCTCGGCCGACCGCCGCATCGGCGTTCTCGTCGACCATCTCGTGGCCGGCTCGAAGGAGAGTCGCATAGCGGATGCGGTGGCGCGCGGCCCGTACGGAGCCCACGTGCTCGTCGTCGGGCATCCGTTCATCGACGTGTGGCAGGCGGTGAAGTCGGCGAGGATCGGGCTGCGCGAGTGGCCTGTCATCCCGCGCGGCATCGAATGGAAGCACGGCATCTGTGAGGCGCTCGGCTGGCCGCACGAGGAGCAGGCCGACATCGCCCGCGCCTGGCAGCGGATCCTCGGGCGGGTGGAGACCTTCGCCGATCTGGAGCCCGCACTTCTGGGCCGTGTCGAGCAGCTGATCGACTTCGTCACCGAACCGGAGTGACAGCCGGCCCTGCCGAAATCAGGGAGATCCCCCATACCGCCGGGGGTGCTCGGTGGGCAGGATGGGAGCATGTCAACTCTTCAACGGCCCCGCGATGGTCGCGTGCTCGCTGGCGTCTGCGCCGGCATCGCGCTCCGATTCGATCTGTCTCCCACCCTTGTGCGCTGGATCTTCGCGCTCTGCGTGCTGTTCGCGGGCATGCCGATCCTGATCTACATACTGCTGTGGGTGCTCATGCCCGAGGGCTACTAGCTCCGGGTCGACGGATGCCACGCCGTGTGCCGAAAACGGCTAAAGTCGAGGCATGAACATCGTCGCCTTCGTCATCTCCTTCATCGTCTTCGTGGGCGGGCTGCTGCTGATGGGGTTCTCGTTCTCGACTCCCGGTGTTGAGCTGGTGATGTTCCTCGGGGGCATTCTCGCTGTGGGCGTCGCGGTGGCGATTCCCGCGCACCTGCTCAAGCGCATCGACCGCTGAGCGCCCCTGCGGGTCAGTAGCCGTCCCGCGGCAGCCATCCCGAGGGTTGAGGTGTCGCGGTCTACCGAGACAGTCTCGAAACCCGGCCCACGGGCGACTCCACGCTCAGAGCACGTCGTCGTCGACCCAGTCGAGCGTCCGCTCCACGGCTTTCGACCAGTTGCGGGTGAGCCGTCCGCGTTCGTCCGCATCCATGGTCGGCTCCCAGCGCCGGTCTTCCTGCCACTTCTCGCGTAGCTCGTCGAGTCCGCTCCAGTAGCCGACGGCGAGTCCGGCCGCGTAGGCGGCGCCGAGCGCCGTGGTCTCGCCGATGACGGGCCGCACGACGGGCAGATCGAGGATGTCTGCCTGGAACTGCAGAAGCGTGTCGTTCTGGGTCGCCCCACCGTCGACCCGCAGCTCCTCCAGAGGTGTTCCCATGTCTGCGGTCGCGGCGTCGAGCACCTCGCGCGTCTGGAATGCGATCGATTCGAGGGCGGCCCGGGCTATGTGGCCTTTGTTCACGAAACGGGTGAGGCCCACAAGCGCGCCCCGAGCATCCGGTCGCCAGTGGGGGGCGAAGAGCCCCGAGAATGCGGGCACGAAGTAGGCGCCGCCGTTGTCGTCGACGGAGAGGGCGAGCTTCTCGACTTCCTCCGAGGAGGAGATGATGCCGAGGTTGTCGCGCAGCCACTGGATGAGCGAGCCGGTCACCGCGATGGAGCCTTCGAGCGCGTAGTGCGTATCGCCGTCGCCGAGCTTGTACGCGATGGTGGTGAGCAGGCCGTTCGTGCTGGCCACGACATCCGTTCCCGTGTTGATGATGAGGAAGTTGCCGGTGCCGTAGGTGTTCTTGGCTTCGCCTGCGGCGAATGCGGCCTGCCCGAAGGTGGCCGCCTGCTGGTCGCCGAGGATGCCGGCGATGGGGGTCTCGCGCAGGAGGCTGGAGGAGGCGGCGCGGCCGTATTCCTCGGAGGATGATCGCACCTCCGGGAGCAGCGATCGCGGGATGTCGAAGGCCGCCAGGATGTCGTCATCCCATTCGAGTGTGCGCAGGTCGAGCAGCAGGGTTCTGCTGGCGTTCGTCACGTCGCTCGCGTGCACGCCGCCCTGCGGGCCGCCGGTGAGGTTCCACAACACCCAGGTGTCGGTTGTGCCGAACAGCAGTTCGCCGCGTTCGCCGCGCTCCCGCACCCCGTCGACGTTCTCGAGGATCCAGGCGATCTTGGTTGCCGCGAAGTAGGTGCTCAGCGGCAGCCCGGTGACGGGTGTGAAACGGTCGAGCCCGCCGTCGGCGGCGAGGCGGTCGACGATGCCCTGGGTGCGGGTGTCCTGCCAGACGATCGCGTTGTAGACGGGCTCGCCGGTGGCCTTGTCCCAGACGACGGTCGTCTCCCGCTGGTTGGTGATGCCGACCGCGCGGATGTCGTGGCGGGTCAGATTCGCCTTGGAGAGGGCCTGCCCGATGACCTCGCGCACATTGCCCCAGATCTCGGCAGGGTCGTGCTCGATCCATCCGGGCCTCGGGAAGATCTGCTCGTGCTCCTTCTGGCCGACGCTGACGATGCTCGCGTCATGGTCGAAGATGATCGCCCGGGAGCTGGTGGTGCCCTGGTCGATGGCGAGGATGTATCCGGTGTCCTGGCTTGTGGCGTCGCTGCTCATTCCAGCAGGCTATCGCGCACCACCCTGCGAAGCGTCTTGCCGATGAGTGACTTCGGCAGCTCGTCGACGGCGACGATTCGGCGCGGCACCTTGTAGGCGGTCAGCTGCTCACGCATCCGCTCGCGCACGGCATCCGCATCGAGGGTGGCGCCCTGGCGCAGCACGACGGCGGCGATGACATCTTCGCCGCTGTGCTCGCTGGGCAGCCCGACGACTGCGGCGTCGACGATGTCGGGATGGTTCTTCAGCGCGTCTTCGACCTCGCTGGGGGAGACGTTGAAGCCTCCCGTGATGATGAGCTCCTTGATGCGATCGACGATGGAGACGAAGCCGTCGCCGTCGATCGTGACGATGTCACCCGTGCGGAACCAGGGCATGCCGCCGTCAGGGTCGTCGACGAACACCGCCGCGGTCTCCTCACTCTTCTTCCAGTAGCCGCTCATCACCTGGGGGCCGCGAACGATCAGCTCTCCGGCCTCACCTGTCGGCCGATCGACGGTCGGGTTCTCGGGGTCGACCACCCGCACCTCGGTGTTGGGCAGGGGAAGGCCCACCGTTCCGGCCTTGCGTGACGGATGCACAGGGTTGGCCATGAGAACGGGGCTCGTCTCGGAGAGGCCATAGCCTTCGACGAGGTAGCCGCCCGTCTCCGCCTCCCACGGCTCGACGAGGGCCGCGCTGAGAGGCATGGCACCGGAGATCGCGATCTGGATGCCCTCCAGCGAGACGCCCTTTTCCTTCGCGGCCGCCTGCAGCCGGTCGTAGATGGGCGGCACCGCGGGCAGGAACGTCGGCGGATGCTTCTTGATGACCTTGAGCACCAGCTCCGGGTCGAACTTGGGGAACAGCACCAGCCGTGAGCCCATGCTCATGGCGAAGGTGAGACACAGCGTGAGCCCGTAGGCGTGGAACATGGGCAGCACCGCGTAAACGACGGCGGTACCGCGCGGGATCGTCGGAACCCAGGCGCGGGCCTGCGCCGCATTGGTGCTGAGATTGAGGTGGGTGAGCGTGGCACCCTTCGGGTGGCCGGTGGTTCCGCTCGTGTACTGGATGACGGCGACGTCATCGCGCGACGGCTTGGGGACATCCGGGCTGATCGGGTCTCCGGCGAGCAGCTCGTGCCAGGGCACGGTGCCGCTGACCTTGGTGGTGAGCGTGGCACGCGCCTCACGGGCCTTCGCGATCGGCAGGCGCAGAGCGAAGCGGGTCAGGGGCGGCATCGCCCGGGTGACGTCGACCGACACGATCGTGTCGACGGCGAGGTCGGAGGGGAAGTCCTGGATGGTCGCGACCACCTTGTCCCAGGCGATCACGACGCGGGCGCGGTGGTCCTCGAACTGGTGGCGGAGCTCGCCGGGCGTGTACAGGGGGTTGTGCTCGACGACGATGGCACCGAGGCGCAGAACCGCATAGAACGCGGCGATGTGCTGCGGGCAGTTGGGCAGCACGAGCGCGACGGGGTCGCCCCTCTTCACGCCGAGCGCGCTGAGGGCGCGCGCGGCGCGATCGATCTGGTCGCCGAGCTGCGCGTAGGTGGTTGTGCCGCCGAAGAACTCGAGCGCGACATTGTCGGGGAACTCCCGCACGGAGCCTTCGACGATGTCGAGCAGGCTGCCGCTCGGCAGCTCGATGTCGTGCGGTACACCGGGGGCGTAGCTGCCCAACCAGGGGCGGGGCGTGCTGATGGGCAGGGCGTCAGAGGTCACGCAGCAACTCTAACGGCGGGATCGGCTCAGCCGAGAAGGCCGAGCAGCCCGCCAGCGGTCGCCGCAAGCGACAGCATGAACCCGGCGAGTGACAGCCCGGCGCCTCGGCGACCGTTCCGCACGATCTCCCCACGAGCAGTGACCGCCGCGGCGAGCCCCGCCATGCCGAGGAGTACCGGGACGAGAGCGAGCGGGATCAGCAGCGTGCCGATCGCTCCGAGTGTGACGGCCCCAATGGCGCTGCCGGGCATGGCCTCTGTCGCGGGAGCCATGACGGGAGGTCCTTGCACCGGGTGCTCTCCATGTTCGGTGCGTTCGTCCATGCCGACGACCCTACGGGCATCCGGATGCCCCATCAAGGACATTTGGGGAACTGCGGGCTACAGGATGCGGCGCAGCAGGGCGAGGCGGCTGGCCGTGCGTGCCACGTCGATGGGCAGCCCGTCGAGCCCGAGCCCGAGCTCCTCGCGATCGGCGGCGGCGCCGCGCGCGGTGGGCGCCCGCCCGCCCTCGAGCACCTGCTCTGGGCTGAGGTGGCTGATGAACGTCGTCTCGACGCCGCGGTCGTTGAGCACATCGATGAGGTTGAGGAAGCGCTGCCTGGCCTGCGGTGTGCAGTCGGTGAGGCGTGGCACGGCCTCGACGACCCAGCGGCGCCACTGCTCCGCCCACGCGAGGTAGTCGCCCGCAGTCGTGGGCGACTCGCACAGCTCAGAGAAGGTGAACCACAGCTCGTCGCGGTCTGCGCGGCTGGCGATGAAGGTGTGCCCGCCGGAGTGTAGCTGCGTGCTCTCCTCCGGCTCGGGGCGCGGCTTCAGGCCGGGAACCTGCCAGCTGCCGCGGGCGAAGCCGCTGCGCACCTCGTCGGGCTGCTCCATGCGGCGGTAGTCGGTGTCGCCGCCGAGCGGCACCACCGTGAACACGTCCTCGATGAGCGCTGTGCCGCGGGCGAAGAGGTGGTGGTACATGGGGTCGGGCAGCAGGGCTGCGGGTGCATAGTTGGAGGTTGCGAGCAGGGGGACGCCCCGGTCGGCGAGTTCTTTGAGCATCCGCAGGGCGAGTGTCGCGTCGCCGGCATCGTGCAGGTGGAATTCGTCGAAGAAGAGCAGTTCGACCCCGTCGAGCAGCTCGTCGATGGCGGTGTCGATCGCGCCGGGCGGCGGTGGTCCGTCGCCCCGGTAGAGGTCGCGCTGAAGCTGGCGGTAGAAGGAGTGGAAGTGGAGGCGCCGCTTGGGTTCGACCGCGATCGCGGCGAAGAATGCATCCGCAAGCCAGGTCTTGCCGCGGCCGACGGTTCCCCACAGGTACAGGCCGCTCGGCTGCCGCTCGCTGTCGCCCGCGTGACGCAGCACCGTGGCGCCGAACTGTGCGAGCGCATCAACGGCGGCCAACTGCTCGACGTCGAGGGTGAGCCCTGAATCTGTCGCGGTGGTGAGCATGGATTCGCGGATGCTCGAGGCGGTGCGGCGGGCGGAGGTCACCTTCTCAACGCTAGCGTGCCGATGGCATCCGGTTTCACACGCTCCCAGCCGTCTGGAGGCCTCTCAACTGTTGCGAAGTTCGTCGATCAGCTTCGACTTCTTCCATTTCGAGTAGCCGTGCAGGCCGATGTCCTTCGCTTTCTCCCGCAGCCGTGGAACTGTCCAGTCGTCGTACGAACCTGCCTCGCCGCCGCGGCGGCCGACGGCGGATGCTCCCTCCTTCGCGGCTGCGTTCGAGATTCGGGCTGCCTTCTGCTTGCTCATTCCGTCGTCGCGGAGCTCTTCGTACATCTCCGGCTTCTTCAGGTGGGAGTCCTTCGATCTGGGCGTCATGGCGATGTCCTTTCCGCCCGTCACGGTACCCCTGATATGGGCACCGGCCTGTCAGCGTTCTCCCTGTTGTCATGTACCCCGTTCAGGGGTACCGTGAGCCTTAGGCGAACCGGACCGGATCGGGTCAGGACGCCGGGGAAGGGCGCCGCACAGGGGCACACGGTCCCACCGCGTACGGCGCTCTCGGGTGAGATAGGGAGTGTTGCTATGACTTCTGTTGTCGACATGGGCACGACGCACTCTGCGGTCGCTCTCGCCTGGACGGAGATGGCATCCGGGGTGTGGCTGGCACGGCGTGAACAGGACTTCGCCGGCCTCGTGGAGAAACTGTGGGGTGCTGGCTACCGCGTGACGGATTGTCACGGGCAGGTCGTCGGCGAATACGCAAGCTTCGAGAGCGCCTGCGGCAAGCTCGGCTGAGCCGGGAGCCGGATACCGACCCTCATCCTTCGGCTTCGACGTCGACGGGGTCCTTGTCGGGTCGCCAGCCGCGCCAACTCGGCTGGCGAAGTCGTCTCGTCGGGGTCCACTCGGCGAACTCGACCTCGCCGACGAGCGAGGGTGTCACCCAATGGGCGTCGCGGGCGTCGGATGCCGGTACGTCGTTGAGCGCCGGCGTCTTGCGTTCGATTCGGCGCAGCCGCACGAGCGTCTCGTCGAGCTGTTTTTCGCTGAAGCCGGTGCCCACACGGCCGACGTAGCGCAGGCTCTCTCCGTCGGGCACCCCCAGCAGGAGGGAACCGATCCTTCCCGATCGTGAACCAGCTCCGGGCAGCCAACCGACGACGATGACCTCCTGGCTGCGGTGGTGCTTCAGTTTCACCCAGCCGCTCGATCGCCGCCCGGGCTGATAGCGTCCGTCTCGGCGTTTGGCCATGACACCCTCGAGGCCGAGTTCGAGGCTGCTCGCCATCGCCGTGTCGAGGTCCCCCGGGAACGCGGGCGGTACCGCGATCGGCCCCTTCTCTCGTACGAGGTTCTCGAGGATCTCGCGACGGTGGTCGTAGTCGTTCTTCATGACGCTCTCGCCGGCGACCTGTAGAACGTCGAACGCCATGAACTGTACGGGGGCGGATGTCATCGCCTTCTCGACATCCGCCTTACGCGTGAGCTTCATGCGGGTCTGCAGCAGGCCGAAGTCGGGGCGTCCGCGGCGGTTCAGGGCGACGATCTCGCCGTCGATGATCGCATCAGCGTCGACGGCGGATGTGAGGACGGCGAGCTCGGGGTAGCTCACCGTGAGGTCGTTGCCGTTGCGGCTGATCAGCCGCGCGACATTCCCCTCGACGACGGCGATGGCACGGATGCCGTCCCACTTCATCTCGAACGCCCACTCCTCGGCATCCGCTTCGCGAATGCGTATGAGATCGCCGGGTCCTCCCAGGGTAGCGAGCATGGCTGCGGGGGACCTCCACGAACCCTTCGCATGGGGTTTGGTCTTCTTCGCCGGTGTCTTCTTGCCGGTGGTTTCGGCGTCTGTGCCGTTTTCTGCGGGCTGTGCCTTCATGAGGTGGATGAGCCAGTTGTTCGCGGCTCGGCCGTCGCCGCCGGTATGGATGAGCGCGTATCGGTTCGTGCCGTGCTTCTCACCGTGGAGGGTCGCGATGATTTCTTCGTCGTCGCGCCATTTCTCGAGCTCGTAGCTTCCGGCGTCCCAGATGGTCACATCACCCGCACCGTATTCGCCTTCGGGAATGCTGCCCTCGAACGCGCCGTACTCGAGCGGATGGTCCTCGGTCTGCACCGCAAGATGGTTCGATTTCGTATCGGTTGGAACGCCCGTGGGGAGGGCCCAGCTCACGAGGACGCCCTCGTGCTCGAGCCTGAAGTCCCAGTGCAACCGGCTCGCATGGTGCTCCTGGATCACGAACGTGGGATCCGCCGAAAACGCAGGAGAATTGCCCGATTTCGCGCGTTTCGTGCCCTTTGCGGCCGTTTCACCCATCGGTTCCTTCGTTTTCGACGCGTCGCGCTTGCTGCGATAGATGGCCAGGCGGCGCTCCGTCTCTTCGGTCGCGTCGAAGCCGTCCATCCGCTCGCTCGTCGGCTCGAGCGACTGCAGATGGCCGGCCGTGAGCCCTGCGAGGGGGTCTCCGCGCCGTTTCACTCGCGCGAGCACCTCGGTGTAGTCGAGCTGCCGAAGGTCGGCGGATGCCAGTTCCCGCCAGGTGCGCGGCGCTGCCACCATGGGATGCAGCCGTCCTCGCAGCGAGTACGGCGCGACTGTTGTCTTCGAGGCGCTGTTCTGGCTCCAGTCGACGAGCACACGTCCCGTCCGCAGGGATTTCTTCATGTCGCTGACGACGAGGTCGGGATGGTCGGCCTCGAGGGCGCGCGCGAGTTCGTGGGCGACCGCGCTGACGTCATCCGATGTCTGCTTGCCGTCGAGGGCGGCATACAGGTGGATTCCCTTGCTGCCGCTCGTCACCGGCAGCGGATCGAGTCCCATGCCCTGGAGGATGCTTCGGGCCAGGCGTGCCACCTCCGCGCACTCCTGCAGTCCGACGCCGTCGCCCGGGTCGAGGTCGAGCACGAGCCTGTCGGGGTTCTTCTGCACGCCGGTTCGGCCGAACTGCCACTGCGGCACATGGATCTCGAGCGCCGAGATCTGGCCCAGCCACGTGAGCGTCGCCAGATCGTTCACGAGTGGATAGGAGTTGACATGGTCCTTGTGCTGGATGTCGCGACGCTTCACCCACTTCGGCGTCGACTCGTCGAGATTCTTCTGGAAGA
Coding sequences within it:
- a CDS encoding GNAT family N-acetyltransferase — its product is MTNAIVERDDSIHHYVLTLDGTEIGHINYRDDGGRRVILHTKVDDDQTGHGYGTQLIVAALDDIREQGLRAVTLCPMAAAYVTKNRDYDDIVDPPHVLEQGRS
- a CDS encoding Rv2578c family radical SAM protein, whose product is MRWSGQEINQEQEGALPGLARLNNLVRTVRTPEFDGVTFYEVLAKSALNRVPGQSRMPFGWTINPMRGCLHQCTYCFARPTHNYLDLDAGRDFDTQIIVKVNVAEVLAKELSKPSWGRHPVALGTNTDPYQRAEGRYRLMPGIISALASTGTPLSILTKGTLLRRDLPLLAEASEHVPVDLAMSIAVYDDELQQSVEPGTPTAKARLATVSAVREAGLDCTVFLMPILPFLTDTRAHLETALRQVRDAGSTSVIYSALHLRPGVKEWYFQWLERVHPELVGRYRELYAKGAYAPKEYRQWLAAKLKPLIRNHGLERGREDPATGGVRSTALGRPRFEGGENAPRSLIAEELPPGIAARAIEQPALF
- a CDS encoding DUF3097 domain-containing protein, with product MSDDLFGPDRYSADVLADFRQSRRPKPVPTVEAEHELVIEWADTGFCGAVVGTESGHVQLEDFGGAIRVFPLGPGFLLEGKPVVLAAPAKQKATGPLRSASGSVAVTDHTARVARASRIFVEGRHDAELVEKVWGHDLRVEGVVVEYLEGVDDLDAVVREFAPSADRRIGVLVDHLVAGSKESRIADAVARGPYGAHVLVVGHPFIDVWQAVKSARIGLREWPVIPRGIEWKHGICEALGWPHEEQADIARAWQRILGRVETFADLEPALLGRVEQLIDFVTEPE
- a CDS encoding PspC domain-containing protein, with translation MSTLQRPRDGRVLAGVCAGIALRFDLSPTLVRWIFALCVLFAGMPILIYILLWVLMPEGY
- the glpK gene encoding glycerol kinase GlpK, coding for MSSDATSQDTGYILAIDQGTTSSRAIIFDHDASIVSVGQKEHEQIFPRPGWIEHDPAEIWGNVREVIGQALSKANLTRHDIRAVGITNQRETTVVWDKATGEPVYNAIVWQDTRTQGIVDRLAADGGLDRFTPVTGLPLSTYFAATKIAWILENVDGVRERGERGELLFGTTDTWVLWNLTGGPQGGVHASDVTNASRTLLLDLRTLEWDDDILAAFDIPRSLLPEVRSSSEEYGRAASSSLLRETPIAGILGDQQAATFGQAAFAAGEAKNTYGTGNFLIINTGTDVVASTNGLLTTIAYKLGDGDTHYALEGSIAVTGSLIQWLRDNLGIISSSEEVEKLALSVDDNGGAYFVPAFSGLFAPHWRPDARGALVGLTRFVNKGHIARAALESIAFQTREVLDAATADMGTPLEELRVDGGATQNDTLLQFQADILDLPVVRPVIGETTALGAAYAAGLAVGYWSGLDELREKWQEDRRWEPTMDADERGRLTRNWSKAVERTLDWVDDDVL
- a CDS encoding long-chain-fatty-acid--CoA ligase, yielding MTSDALPISTPRPWLGSYAPGVPHDIELPSGSLLDIVEGSVREFPDNVALEFFGGTTTYAQLGDQIDRAARALSALGVKRGDPVALVLPNCPQHIAAFYAVLRLGAIVVEHNPLYTPGELRHQFEDHRARVVIAWDKVVATIQDFPSDLAVDTIVSVDVTRAMPPLTRFALRLPIAKAREARATLTTKVSGTVPWHELLAGDPISPDVPKPSRDDVAVIQYTSGTTGHPKGATLTHLNLSTNAAQARAWVPTIPRGTAVVYAVLPMFHAYGLTLCLTFAMSMGSRLVLFPKFDPELVLKVIKKHPPTFLPAVPPIYDRLQAAAKEKGVSLEGIQIAISGAMPLSAALVEPWEAETGGYLVEGYGLSETSPVLMANPVHPSRKAGTVGLPLPNTEVRVVDPENPTVDRPTGEAGELIVRGPQVMSGYWKKSEETAAVFVDDPDGGMPWFRTGDIVTIDGDGFVSIVDRIKELIITGGFNVSPSEVEDALKNHPDIVDAAVVGLPSEHSGEDVIAAVVLRQGATLDADAVRERMREQLTAYKVPRRIVAVDELPKSLIGKTLRRVVRDSLLE
- the zapE gene encoding cell division protein ZapE, which codes for MTSARRTASSIRESMLTTATDSGLTLDVEQLAAVDALAQFGATVLRHAGDSERQPSGLYLWGTVGRGKTWLADAFFAAIAVEPKRRLHFHSFYRQLQRDLYRGDGPPPPGAIDTAIDELLDGVELLFFDEFHLHDAGDATLALRMLKELADRGVPLLATSNYAPAALLPDPMYHHLFARGTALIEDVFTVVPLGGDTDYRRMEQPDEVRSGFARGSWQVPGLKPRPEPEESTQLHSGGHTFIASRADRDELWFTFSELCESPTTAGDYLAWAEQWRRWVVEAVPRLTDCTPQARQRFLNLIDVLNDRGVETTFISHLSPEQVLEGGRAPTARGAAADREELGLGLDGLPIDVARTASRLALLRRIL
- a CDS encoding DUF7218 family protein; this encodes MTPRSKDSHLKKPEMYEELRDDGMSKQKAARISNAAAKEGASAVGRRGGEAGSYDDWTVPRLREKAKDIGLHGYSKWKKSKLIDELRNS
- a CDS encoding ATP-dependent DNA ligase — protein: MATAQRADGSQTVTIDGHRLKLTHLDKVIYPETGTTKADVLDYLARIADVMIPHMANRPATRKRWVNGVGTAEKPGQLFFQKNLDESTPKWVKRRDIQHKDHVNSYPLVNDLATLTWLGQISALEIHVPQWQFGRTGVQKNPDRLVLDLDPGDGVGLQECAEVARLARSILQGMGLDPLPVTSGSKGIHLYAALDGKQTSDDVSAVAHELARALEADHPDLVVSDMKKSLRTGRVLVDWSQNSASKTTVAPYSLRGRLHPMVAAPRTWRELASADLRQLDYTEVLARVKRRGDPLAGLTAGHLQSLEPTSERMDGFDATEETERRLAIYRSKRDASKTKEPMGETAAKGTKRAKSGNSPAFSADPTFVIQEHHASRLHWDFRLEHEGVLVSWALPTGVPTDTKSNHLAVQTEDHPLEYGAFEGSIPEGEYGAGDVTIWDAGSYELEKWRDDEEIIATLHGEKHGTNRYALIHTGGDGRAANNWLIHLMKAQPAENGTDAETTGKKTPAKKTKPHAKGSWRSPAAMLATLGGPGDLIRIREADAEEWAFEMKWDGIRAIAVVEGNVARLISRNGNDLTVSYPELAVLTSAVDADAIIDGEIVALNRRGRPDFGLLQTRMKLTRKADVEKAMTSAPVQFMAFDVLQVAGESVMKNDYDHRREILENLVREKGPIAVPPAFPGDLDTAMASSLELGLEGVMAKRRDGRYQPGRRSSGWVKLKHHRSQEVIVVGWLPGAGSRSGRIGSLLLGVPDGESLRYVGRVGTGFSEKQLDETLVRLRRIERKTPALNDVPASDARDAHWVTPSLVGEVEFAEWTPTRRLRQPSWRGWRPDKDPVDVEAEG